Proteins from a genomic interval of Arachis hypogaea cultivar Tifrunner chromosome 10, arahy.Tifrunner.gnm2.J5K5, whole genome shotgun sequence:
- the LOC112715186 gene encoding inactive TPR repeat-containing thioredoxin TTL3 — MRDTSPESRGCGLLSSLLRRRGSSRSKTERYSGNDDAHNHGKQPSKAKDSKRPRSDVSDDARRSASSASSNSNTPQRQKHVVVSVNQNHQRKQQQHDEAAAASMAVCSSSRSSKVSPVQGYVNQGRKVPKDAVGISGELDSMLNDYQKPKGSNKLVRASSNVMIYGNLGNLGQGGGGTNYPSSNIPMDKVENGGGSNNNRNKKVTRNSKEESGSLCRAVSTRMDPEQLKIMGNEDYKNGNFAEALALYDAAIAIDPNKAAYRSNKSAALTALGRLLEAVFECREAIRIDQHYQRAHQRLGNLYFRLGDPEKALYHYKQAGPEADPDEIAKVKILQVHLNKCTEARRVGDCNTLITETNKVISSGADSAQQIFALQAEALLKLRRHQDAEKIMSKCPKFDVDECTRFFGPICNANLLVTHAQVDIAAGRFEDALEAAQKAVSLDPNNREANMVMRKARDVSAARSKGNELFKASRFSEACAAYGEGLERDPYNSVLLCNSAACRSKLGQYEKAAEDCTLALNLRPSYAKARLRRADCNAKLERWEASIQDYEILLKETPDDEQVKRALLEAQEKLKTQRGG, encoded by the exons ATGAGAGACACTTCACCAGAAAGCAGAGGTTGTGGTTTGCTATCATCATTGCTTCGCAGGCGCGGCTCATCTAGGAGCAAAACTGAAAGATATTCTGGTAATGACGATGCTCATAATCATGGGAAGCAACCATCAAAAGCCAAAGATTCAAAACGGCCCCGGAGTGATGTCTCTGATGATGCCCGAAGATCTGCTTCTTCTGCATCAAGCAATTCCAACACTCCCCAAAGGCAAAAGCATGTAGTTGTAAGTGTAAACCAAAACCACCAaaggaaacaacaacaacatgatGAGGCAGCAGCAGCATCAATGGCAGTGTGTTCGTCATCTAGGTCGTCAAAGGTGTCACCTGTACAAGGATATGTCAATCAAGGAAGAAAGGTTCCAAAAGATGCCGTTGGAATATCCGGTGAGCTTGATAGCATGTTAAACGATTACCAGAAGCCGAAGGGAAGCAACAAGCTTGTTCGAGCTTCTAGCAATGTGATGATATATGGTAACTTAGGTAACCTTGgacaaggaggaggaggaacaaaTTATCCTAGTTCAAACATTCCAATGGATAAAGTGGAAAATGGTGGTGGTAGTAACAATAATAGGAATAAAAAGGTTACTAGGAATAGTAAAGAAGAATCAGGTTCACTTTGTAGGGCTGTGTCTACTAGAATGGACCCTGAACAGTTGAAGATAATGGGGAATGAGGATTATAAGAATGGGAACTTTGCTGAGGCATTGGCTCTGTATGATGCAGCAATTGCAATTGATCCTAATAAGGCTGCTTATAGAAGCAATAAAAGTGCAGCATTAACAGCTCTTGGAAGGCTTTTGGAGGCTGTGTTTGAATGTAGAGAAGCCATTCGGATTGATCAGCATTACCAAAGAGCTCATCAACGATTGGGAAACTTGTACTTTAG ACTAGGAGACCCAGAAAAGGCATTGTATCATTATAAACAAGCAGGACCAGAGGCTGATCCTGATGAGATTGCTAAAGTGAAGATTCTTCAGGTTCATCTAAACAAGTGCACGGAGGCTCGCAGGGTGGGTGATTGCAACACACTAATCACTGAAACTAACAAGGTTATATCATCTGGTGCAGATTCTGCTCAACAG ATATTTGCATTACAAGCAGAAGCACTCTTAAAGCTTCGTAGACATCAAGATGCAGAAAAAATAATGTCAAAGTGCCCGAAATTTGATGTTGATGAGTGTACTAGGTTCTTTGGACCTATATGCAATGCAAATTTGTTGGTGACACATGCCCAAGTCGATATAGCAGCTGGGAG ATTTGAAGATGCTTTAGAAGCAGCACAGAAAGCAGTTAGTTTGGATCCCAATAATAGGGAGGCCAATATGGTTATGAGAAAGGCTCGAGATGTCAGCGCTGCTCGATCAAAGGGAAACGAGCTTTTCAAGGCATCAAGGTTCTCTGAGGCCTGTGCCGCATATGGAGAGGGACTTGAACGTGATCCATATAACTCTGTTTTACTATGCAACAGTGCTGCATGCAGATCAAAACTAGGCCAATATGAGAAAGCTGCGGAAGATTGCACTCTTGCACTTAACTTGCGCCCATCTTATGCCAAGGCTAGGTTGAGAAGAGCTGATTGCAATGCCAAG TTGGAAAGGTGGGAAGCTTCCATACAAGACTATGAAATTTTGTTAAAAGAGACACCAGATGATGAACAAGTAAAACGGGCATTGCTGGAGGCCCAAGAAAAGCTAAAGACGCAAAGAGGTGGATAA
- the LOC112715187 gene encoding PLAT domain-containing protein 3 — protein MRPTFFNSNNRASMALSTRFLHLLFLLSLCFITTTVRSDDDCVYTVYIRTGSIIKGGTDSIIGLKLYDQYGYGIYIKNLEAWGGLMDPGYNYYERGNLDIFSGRGPCLNGPVCAVNLTSDGSGNHHGWYCNYVEVTTTGAHIPCAQQEFTIEQWLATDTSPYELWAVRNYCNSDISKARVRPAGPDSGDRLRSGFSIVDSAVRV, from the exons ATGAGACCAACTTTTTTCAACTCAAACAACAGAGCTTCAATGGCACTCTCCACAAGGTTCCtccatctcctcttcctcctctctctaTGCTTCATCACCACAACCGTCAGATCC GACGATGATTGTGTCTACACGGTTTACATCAGAACCGGTTCAATCATAAAGGGAGGAACCGATTCAATAATCGGTCTCAAGCTATACGACCAGTACGGCTACGGCATATACATAAAAAACTTGGAAGCATGGGGTGGGTTGATGGATCCCGGTTACAACTACTATGAGAGGGGCAATTTGGACATTTTCAGTGGCAGAGGCCCGTGTTTGAACGGGCCTGTTTGCGCTGTTAACTTGACTTCCGATGGGTCTGGAAACCACCACGGCTGGTACTGCAACTACGTCGAGGTAACTACCACTGGGGCCCACATACCCTGTGCCCAGCAAGAGTTTACTATTGAGCAGTGGCTCGCTACCGATACTTCGCCCTACGAACTATGGGCCGTGAGGAACTACTGTAATAGTGATATCAGTAAGGCCCGTGTCAGGCCCGCCGGCCCAGATAGTGGTGATAGGTTGAGGTCCGGGTTCTCTATTGTGGACTCTGCAGTGCGTGTGTAG
- the LOC112717336 gene encoding uncharacterized protein yields MFNEALYGKRRRQDNTLIDNWIDEYLLEDSEEEDIDRSPIPIPRRWINRDREAEHDRLFQDYFADEPVYNADIFRRRFRMRRDVFLRIVDALSNVYPYFQQRVDATGRRGLSPLQKCTAAIRMLAYGVAADAVDDYVRIGESTTIECLEKFVEGVIFVFQDEYLRKPNPNDVQRLLQMAEGHGFPGMLGSIDCMHWQWKNCPKAWKGMYMSGYRGVATIVLEVVASSDLWIWHAFFGVSGSNNDINVLDRSPVFDDILNDRAPEVNYTINGNNYTMGYYLADGIYPEWATFVKSISKPQGEKRKLFAQYQEGQRKDVERAFGVLQARFAIIRGPARFWEKKKLANIMRACIILHNMIVEDERDSYAGNFAQGLEYDDVENGLSQPQLGEEDFAPYHQFLQRNAQLRNRQQHRQLKEDLIEHICVTPNSSIVYYCYI; encoded by the exons atgttcaatgaggctttgtatggcaaAAGAAGACGGCAAGATAACACACTCATAGATAATTGGATCGATGAGTATTTACTCgaagattcagaagaagaagatatcgatAGAAGCCCTATCCCAATTCCTCGTAGATGGATCAACAGAGATCGAGAAGCAGAACATGATCGCCTTTTCCAAGATTACTTTGCAGATGAACCGGTGTATAATGCTGACATTTTTCGACGGAGATTTCGAATGAGAAGAGATGTGTTCCTTCGGATAGTAGACGCTCTCTCAAACGTCTATCCGTATTTCCAACAGAGGGTTgatgcaactggaagaagaggcttgTCGCCACTTCAGAAATGTACCGCTGCGATACGGATGTTAGCATATGGCGTTGCAGCTGAtgctgttgatgattatgtgcgcataggcgagagcactacaatcgaatgcttggaaaaatttgttgaaggtgtcattTTCGTGTTCCAGGATGAATACTTGCGAAAACCTAATCCAAATGACGTACAACGCCTGCTACAAATGGCGGAAGGTCATGGCTTCCCTGGCATGTTGGgtagcattgactgcatgcattggcaatggaaaaattgtccaaaggcatggaaaggtatgtacatgagtggttatcgtggggttgcaaccatagtacttgaggttgtagcatcttcagacctttggatatggcatgcattctttggagtttctggttcaaataatgatatcaacgtgttagatcgttctccagtgtttgatgatattctaaatgaccgtgctccggaggtaaattatacaattaatggtaataattatacaatgggatactatttagcagatggtatttatcctgaatgggccacatttgtcaaatcaatctcaaagccacaaggtgagaaacgcaagttatttgcacaataccaagaagggcaaagaaaagatgtggaacgagcattcggagtgttgcaagcacgctttgcaattatacgtggtccagctcgtttttgggaaaagaaaaagcttgccaacataatgagagcttgtattatattgcataatatgattgttgaggatgaaagagacagctatgcaggaaattttgctcaaggcttagagtatgatgatgttgaaaatggcttatcacaacctcagctgggagaggaagattttgcaccataccatcaatttctccaaagaaatgccCAACTTCGAAATAGGCAGCAGCATAGACAATTGAAGGAGGAtttgattgaacacatatg tgtaaccCCGAATTCAtctattgtgtattattgttatatatga
- the LOC140175586 gene encoding glutathione S-transferase T3-like — protein MGVIDFANPHGLDTIDLNDDIEDRRQDSIQHWHWKEDEMLISAWLNVSTDPVVGTDQKGETFWSRIHRYCVEFCTDMTRGVVACKKRWYKINKAVAQFAGCYDQASRNIRSGSNADDIKELAYKLYSTNYGQKFTFERHWNMLRLEQKWRSQLPTQSGGSKRTKVSATGAYSSSSNPETPLADELGVDSPVRPQGSKKSKRRDLKLVNIIVSLLFIKVTVAKLAVN, from the exons ATGGGTGTTATAG ATTTTGCCAACCCTCATGGATTAGATACTATCGACCTCAATGATGATATTGAAGATCGGAGGCAAGATAGTATTCAACACTGGCATTGGAAAGAGGATGAGATGTTGATCAGTGCATGGTTAAATGTTTCAACTGACCCTGTAGTTGGTACCGATCAAAAGGGGGAAACATTTTGGAGTCGAATTCATAGATACTGTGTAGAATTTTGCACCGACATGACAAGGGGGGTAGTTGCATGTAAGAAACGATGGTATAAGATCAACAAGGCTGTTGCACAATTTGCTGGTTGCTACGATCAAGCTAGTCGAAACATAAGGAGTGGTTCAAACGCTGATGATATAAAGGAGTTGGCTTATAAACTTTATTCCACAAATTATGGTCAAAAGTTCACTTTTGAGAGGCATTGGAACATGCTTCGATTGGAGCAAAAATGGAGAAGCCAACTACCTACACAGAGTGGTGGCTCAAAGAGAACCAAGGTTAGTGCAACTGGAGCatactcatcctcatcaaacCCAGAAACACCGTTGGCTGACGAACTCGGTGTGGACTCTCCCGTTCGCCCacaaggatcaaagaagagcaagcgAAGAG ATTTGAAATTAGTCAACATTATTGTGTCGTTGTTGTTCATTAAAGtgaccgttgcaaaactagccgttaattag